The DNA sequence aattaattaaaagtctTACTCAATGGAATTATAGCTTGATCATTCAATTCAAGTGTTTTTTTTACATACCAACTCAACTCTTTGTTACATCTTAAGAATCGTGCTTTTGAAGGACTTAGACTTAGTGTGTGATTATAATCCAAAATAATTTTCAGTATAATGATCATCTACATCCACATTAACAACCATATTCATTTGTAACCAGTTTTAGTTGATGGTTTTGGTCTTGTACTTGAAATGCATTTCATATATTTAGCACATGAATAAGTTCCATATTTTAATTCATGCCATCATCCAATTTTCTAGTTTTCCTTATCACACCAAAACCTTTAAAAGTAATGAACAATAGCAAAATAGaataatcttgaaaaaattctcaaattaatttatgtaaaataaattatttaaaatagagatttTTACACCTCATGTCAAAATTGACaccttttttacatttttatcctTACACggttttttaaacatttttaacttttacatttttcaattttacttttcaaaaagtttaataattacaattttacctttTCCCTTCTTCCTTACACACGTACACGCACGCCACCTCATAaatcctttcttttttttttttttttttttgaatttttcatctACCTGATTCAGCCACTCTTCAAACCGAGCTTCCCACGATCACCATTATCAAGCCCTAACCAATTTTTTCTTCCcacgatcaccttctccaagccCTCACCCACGTTTTCCTCAACCTACATTGTCATCCTCCTCTATTTTTTCTCTATATAAATGGCAACCACTAGAAGTGGTTCGAAATCACCATCTCCGGCGAAGAAAGTTTCTAAAAAATCGAAGAAGGCTCCAGCTGTTACTTCCAAAGTCGAACCTAAAATggggttaaaaaaaattgctaaaaattTAAAGTGGCCGATGTTCCGCAGACATTCGCCTCTAAGAAAAGAGCCCTTCCCGTTAAAGTAGATGCTCCTAAGACTAAGAGAGCAAAATTTCCAAGTCTCTGCACGCGATGTAAGTTtctctttgttgtttttaaatttttcttcagTTTTTTTCTGGTTGTTTTATTTCGGTGTTACATTTGATGATTTAAAGTTTTCCCCATTCTTTGTTCTAGTTTCTCGCATTCGATTTTGAGGATGAAGTGCATGGTGAGGACCAAAAGCCCAAAGTTGAATCAAAGGTAATTTAAATTTGCTTGGTTTCATTTTATTGTGTTAATTTTTTACATGAGCTTTTAGGTCACTGGTTTAGGTGTTTATTAggatgtttttatgtttttttggtGTTCTTTATGTATTTCTGTCATGTATTGTGGTTgatgttgttttgttttttttattccgCTTGTTGTTTGGTTGTTGAAAAAAACCTAGCTCAATTCGTTTTTTGTCACAAGCTTTGAATTGCTTTTCCCATTGGTTGGTTATATGTTTTTTGTGAATTTGTTTTCGGTTGTTTTACACACTATTGGTATTGAGAAGCATTTTACTAATTTCAATTGCAACAAGATCTTTCAGTTTATTCTTTAGTTTTGTATATGTTTATTGTCAGTTTTTTCTCGGTTGTTTGTCACACTACTATTATCGACTACCATTTTCGAAATTTCATAACAACGAGTTTGTAcagtgttgtttttatttttttgaaagttgTTTATCTATTACATTTATCATACTGTAAGGGTTTAGGAAAAcgttgtttttaggttttttattGGCTGTAATTTGGTtactacatttttatatattcatTGTTATCAGATCTAAGATTTGttgcttttgtttttcttttttgttgcaGGTCCATGCTAGGACCTCAGTGAAGGTTGAAGGATTTGACCTACCAAAGAAAAATCCCCCTAAggtgtctttttttttaaaaaaaaatattatttttattatttgttttctattttttttttttagttttttttgtttttgtcctgatttattttgtttatattgCTACAGGAATGGGATTATATTTATGACCAAGAATTGCTCATTGCTAAAGCCTTTTCCATCGCTTACTTTCCAGTGATAGAGAACATTAAATCTTGTCTTTCGTATgtacaaattttgaaatcttttcaaaaactCCGTTTTGGTCATTTCCTTAACCTTCCCGATTTTAAAGTTCAACCCCAAGTGTTTCATGGGTTGTTGCTCGAGAGGTTCAAAGAACCTAATGATGCCGAGTTGTGGGTTATGATACGCGTTGTTAGGCTTAGGTTTAGCATTGAGGAATTTGCATTGATTATCGGGTTGGGACCGTGAAGGTGACTGTAGTGTCTTAGATTTTAagcaagaggttaatagtctttGTGAAAGATATTGGCCAACTTCGTCCTCTATCACTAAGGAATCACGTTAGGAatgttttaccaccaagaggtggGGTGATTCCGATGAGGATGCCGTGAAGCTGGCGCTTTGTATTTCGTGGAGGGTTCTTGCTGGGCACTAAGCATAAAAATGTACCCAAGTCTATTTTAGATGTTGCATAGTGGGAGGTACAATGAATTTGCTTCGGGGCCGAGTTCTTTTGAATTGACTATTTCCTCATTGGAAGTGGTAAGCTTGATAGTTTGGCCGAGGGGGTTAGGAAGGCAAAGAGTTCGGGAAAGAGGCCGAGTGTTTTTTACACTTTGATTGGTTGTCCTCATGTTCTTCAAGTTTGGTTCTACGAGTGTCAGGCACATGAAAGGTAAGTACCGCCAAAAGGAAAGCTCTCGTATTCCAAGGATCACTCGTTGGACATGCAATAGTCAACCTACTTTCAAAGTTTTGAAGACTACTATCTTTGATGTTTCCAAAGATAAGGTATATCTGTTTGTTGTAATTTGGTTTTTCAgtagttgtttttgtgttgtttttcattattattaatcttcataattgaaattttaattttggtgTTTTTTGATCGAGTTTGCAACTTTCAAATATGAGGCCCACTACtggtgagttcaaagctttgaaaccGAGCTTCAAGTTCGACACCGACTTCAACTCTTACAAGAGTCTTCCCGTCCCCGAAGAGCCAACCGTTGCTCGCAGTGACATTTCGTCAAGCTTGAGGCCTTTTCGAGAAATTTCATGGGTTGGAGGTCAAGATCGATTCGTTGCATACTTCCCAACGAAGATTTCATCGATTTGGTTGAGTTGAAAGAGTTTGTGTACGCACGGTTGTTTCTTTTGGTGCTCGGATGGCTTCAATGCATACGCTTTCTCATCGTTTTTGCCGATTCCTATGCCAAGGTATTTAGTTTTTCAATAGTTGTTTTTcggttttttttaagttgttttatactaatttaattTGTACTTTCAATATAGGAAAAAGGCAGTGACTCTTCCAATGATGATGATGGAGGTGGTGATGAAGCAGATTTTGATTTAAATGAATCTGAAGAAACTGATGAAAATGAAGAAGAGAATGTTATGGGTGATGACGAAGGGGAGGGTAGTGAAGGTGAAGAGAAGGATGATCAAGCCGATGAAGATTCtgactcaaaagaaaaaaatgataatggCAGTGATGATGATGCCACTGATAGTGAGGAGAAGGTAGATAAGTAGACAATGTAACTAGGTTTTAGTTACTTTGTgtggtttattttgttgtaaGTCCGTTTTAGGTAGTGCTCTTGTAATTCTATGTTATTGTTATGTCTcttgttatgttttatttttcagaaattTGCAACTATTTTCAgactatttatttgtatttattatgttatttatgtaaattTGTGTTTGTAGATTATGTTGTTCGGAATTTATTGTTGGTCTTATTATTTtacttgttgtttttattttgttatgtagtttttttttagttgttgaagtatttcacaaaaaataacttcacttttttccattttctttttcctttattttctgtaTCAAGAATTTCGTTGATTTCAATGACGGCCCTACTCAAATAGATGTTGAGGCTACTGTTCGATCCGGGTAAAAGCAGTTGAGCTTATGGTAATGTtgcttttgtgttgttttttggttgtgtaAAGGTTGTTATTTTTTAACCATGCTCTAATTCCTTTTTAATACCATATATAAACAGATGTCTTCAGATGGAATTGGTGGTGATCCTTGTAAACAGATTACAGTTTCTGAAAATGTTGAGGTTACGGATCGTCGTCTTGTTTGTTTtgaggtatattttttttttttgggttgttttttagtttcttcatACTTTTTGTGTTTAACACTgtctattttctttaatttttctggaaaaaatatattagatggGTGCAACAGGTCTCAATGTTGATTATAACATTGAACTTGAAGATGACCCAATTCCCGTTGAAGAAACTCCTCTTGTTGACAAGAGGAAATCTAAGAAACCCATAGCGCTGACGTCTCCGTTTATGGAGTATGACTCTTCCATTTCTAGTTCTAAAGATGGTTCTGGTTATGGAGTTGTTAAGTATGTGGCTGGGTTGTGTCCTCTCGATGATAAGATTGGTGAAGATGTAGAACATAAAGACGAGATTGATTTTGACTTGTGGCTTGGTGAAGGACGCCGATCGAAGAAAGAtccgtaagtgtttattttcagcatttttgttgtgtttttgtattttttgttttttactttactatttatgtttcacttttttttttaaaaatgttagGCATGATAAGGAGAAGGTTTACTTGAAGGGTAAGGATAAGATTGTTCCCCCTTTTCGTTTTGGCGTGGAAGATGTTGCAACCAAGATGTGGTTCCACAAGCTTGCATATCCTGGCCAATGTTTGACtaattttcttttgatttttttcaaaaatttcagtctatagttttattcatgttgtttgttggttgttttttagttgttgaaatataattcattttctgattttccaacatttctcattttttattgtTCAGCATCTGGACATCATTTTTTACTATCTACGTAAAAAAGGAAAGTATGCAAAGGAGCCAAAGGTTAAGTTCACAACCACCGATTGCTTATTCTTCAAAACCATTCatgctttgtatgaaaaatttattgcacagaaaaaaaatctttctttgataacTGCCCAGCATGCCATTGCTGATTATATAAGAGGTAGAAAAATGTTATGTGGTTCCCCTTGGCATTTGTGCGATCATGTTTTCTTTATCATCCATATGGAGACTGAATCACATTGGATTCTTGGTCGATTGAATATTGAGGAAAGGCGTGTGTACATGTACAACTCCTTGTCGACTGCTATGAAAGATAGTGCTGCTATCAAAGCTTGTCAGCCATTTGCGGTGTTGTTGCCCCACTTTTTTGCTTTGTTTGATGAGttcaaaaaggaaaacaaaCCGGTTTGTTTAGACCCTTTCGAAGTTGTTAAGGTTGATGGTTTGCCTCAACAAACCTCGAAgtaagttgtttttattttttattttcaaatgtttttaaaatttgcaaTGTTATTGTCCTTTTCTAAGTTTTTCTgctgttgttttttggttgttttgcagtgACTGTGGTTGTTTCGTTGCATCGTTCGCCGAATACTTTATTGATATGAAACCGATTCCTCCCATATTTGATGTTGAGAAACACCGTGATAGGCTTGCTGTGTTGTTCTATAAGTACGCTCGCATGAAAGAAGTGGAATTTATTGATAGTGAAGATGAGGCTCCTCCGAAGGGTCCAAAGAAGAATTTGTCTTAGTTATCTATtggttgttgttggaaatactacttttttttatgtagcttttgtttttctattaccagattatgttcataatcatagacaagttgttgtttctgtcatgtttttttcttaattggaattggtttttaatttgttcatatttttggatttttaatcTTTATATTTACTCTTAGTCATGACAGCATACTATTAACAACCTTATTACAACCATCTGACAAACAATTAAATTGCATTTGTAATCACTTTATGTagtttatttttccttcttattaATTTCAACCTTCTTCcacttatttaattatttaactataatatttgatgttcttttgtatattaatgataataataccaattccctattatcaatatctctccacataaaaaatcacaataaaaaaatgtatgtaaCAACCAATCGTAATATGCAGTATGtgttttctaaatgttttaatatagttgttttttggttgatgTGTAGTTGTTTCCACTTCTATGCTGTAATTCTTCTGCAGGTCTTTTTGTTATGTCCCTTTTGTCCACActtgttttgtttctttgtttcCCAAGCTGCTGCCATTCTTCTTTTCCTCGGCCTTCCAGACTTGATTCTCTCCTTTGGAGGCAACACTAtgatttcttcaaaaaaatctGGAAGTTCCCATTCTCTTACGTTTCCAACTGGGTATACTGTTTCTTCATATGTTTGCAGCCATGCTTTTGATGTGTAGTATTGTGCACAGtagttgtatgtgtttatgttcAAGTCCTTCATGACGGCGACTGCATGGTTACATGGCATTTCATCTTTTTGAAATCTATTGCATGTGCACGTCTTCTCCTTCAAGTTTACTATTCTTGTTCTGTCTTCATCTATCACCTCAAACAGGTTCTGGTTTGCTGGTTTCACCTGCAagttttaaaccaactttaaaacaaccaaaaaactatGCAAACACAActgttttaattttactttatgCGAACGATAATCTGAACTTACTGTTAGTCGCAATGACTGTACATAGTTCCCTATGAGTTTTTTCTCAGATGATGGTGTCAGCCTTGTTGTGCATTTTTGTGCCTCCTTTCTATTATTGTATGTCCACTCTTGCATTTGTGCCCTCAAGCACTCCATTAATGTTGTCACTGGTGTTTCCCTTTATTTGCTAAATTTGCTGAGTTCAGTGCCTCAGCTATGTTTGATGTCATGGTAGAGTACCTACAATTTGGACAGTTTCTGTCATAGTTCTACTTTTGGAAAAAAACTCAAACGCAACGCAAAAACAACGCAAATACAACGCTATAAATAGGTGAacatatcattaattttatcCTTCTTATTAGTTTTCACCTGTTGTTTTCTGAATGATACCTTGACCATTTTTCATGGCCAATTTTCTCCAGGTACGGTCTTATGCGCTTATCCAAGTTGTCTAGCTCCCTCATATGGAATTCAAACTCCATTTCTGTGTAAGCTTTTGCAGCTGCAAAGAATGGCACTCTGAAATGCTTTgcatttttcttgaattttgttttgaggTTCGACAAGAGGTGGAAGATGCAGTAGCCATGTGTTATTTCAGGGAACACTTTCCTAGTTGCTTTGATGATGCTTTCATGTCTGTCTGATATTAGGCATTGACATTCTCGAACCCCGAAtgcttctcttattttttttaagaaccaCTCCCACGATTTATCGTTTTCAGAATCAACTATGCAGTATGCTAGTGGAAAAATTTTAGATTCTGCATCTTGTGTGTTGGCAGTGAGCAACGTGCCTCCATACGCGGCCTTTAGGAATGTACCGTCTACCACGATGATTGGTTTGCAGTTTGGCCAACCTTTTATAGCAGCATTCAATGCAACAAATGCATATTTGAAACTGTCATCATCATCTTTCTCTATGTCTATTAATGTTCCTGAATTTTAATCAAACAGGTTTGTTTCAAACAACATGTACTCAACGAAATAACAACTCAAAAAACTTGTAAACAACAGTTTCAGAATAAAACACTGTAGCAACTATTTATATGCcttaatgtttattttcatgcaaaccgttgttgtttttttctcagattcatcaatatttcattattatttcaatttaatccggttttcatcaattaatatcaaatttctattcatctacactaaaattttttttcacgttcattaaaaaatttgtttacCTTCAATTCTCCTTCTGATTCAATCATGGGTGAGTTTCTTTGATTTCCAGCTCTCCTTCTACTCGGTTCTTCTCCTCTGATCGCGATTTCTTTGTTCAATGattgttgtttttgagtttttttggtacatcaatggaggtttcctggtttttttttttccttttcgttTTTGATTTTGGATTTTCGGGATTCAGCTTGTTTCCTAGGAGTGCTACATTTTGAATTGAATTTGATTTTGCTGGTTTTGGAAGAAAGATGGTTGAGATTGGGTTGTTGGGGTTGGATCGGTGGGTCACGAACAAGGTTGCGGCTGGGTCACGAAGAAGATGGAGTTTCCGTTTTCCTTTGCCGGCATTCTTGTAATTAACAActttttagtttctatttttgtttatttccttttttagggtcataaatgtaaatttgatacatttttagtttatattagaaaaaatctctttaaaatattaaataatcaaaattattattaatatatatctcCCTTCCGTTAGATTATgctcattttttcttttaaaataatttatattatgtaTAGTTGTTGTATGAGGTTCTAATCTATTCAACAATTATAGaacctaaaatttaatttatttatattaaacatGCAAAATTAGTTTTAAGAATACATACATTCTCATAATTATTCATTAGTGCTATTTAGTATTTATACAATTATTTTTGTCAGGACtcttaaattttaacaaattaatGTCATGTTAGTGATACatcaacaaattattttgaaaaataagtaGAATCTAACAAAAAAAAGGGAATATTTATAGCAATTTTTTTAGTTGAGTCAGGGGGAatatttgcaaaaaaaaaaaaaaaaaaaaacatagttaCGGGACAAAATTCTACCATGATCATATTTCGTGAAGAAcaaattctatttatttttagttatttgtGACTCTACAAGttcattaataaattaaaaacaattttcaTCTTCTTTTATAGGAGTTTTTAAATGCATAACTTATTATGGATAAAAACAGTTTTTGGTAAACCTAATGATGGAACTACTAACTCATACTGTTGCCTTTGGGTATTTTAATCTTTCTAAGCTCATCAGCTCATCATTGCTCTTCAAGAATTCCCGTAAGCTCTTGCTTTGCTTCAGGCTCTTATTCACTTCTTTTTGATAAGAGAAAATTGCAAGTGACAATAACTTTGCAATGAAAGTTACTGATGAACTCAATGTATCAAAACATAGAAGATAGAAATGAAAGACAATTTACAATTACaaatctttttaagttaatgtcaTCATCAAGagattaaaaaatgatagtgTATTTGCAAAATAGTCTCAAAAGAGACAAGAAAACTGATATACTCACCCAGCCACGCGGTGAGCACAAAGCGAACTATTCTTTCGCCTTTTGCTAAAGAATACCGTGTGCTCGCCGCATATAGTGGCATACGCCAATTTTTGAAGGATTTTCTTCGGAAAGTCCAAAAGAAAAAACTGATATACTCGGgagataataaaagagaaaaaacaGGGATGATATTATTGGATCAGACAAGAAACAAGTGTTACAGGTTTTCAACAGACAGACCATTCTCTCCCAAAGAGCACCAGccaataaaaagtgacccatatTAGCATTTAGAAAAAGAAGGTTGTTCCTGAAAGCTAGACTGGAGAGAAGAGAAGAACTAAGAAATTACCATATTAGCTTCATTTTCTTACTCAGAAATGAATGACCTCAGTTCCTTAGTTCTGAACTCAGAAACGCCATTTCAATCTAATCaagcaatattttttaatagcaTAATGGAACTAGCACCAGATAGCTCTCAATATGATAAACTTTTCACTGATTAAAGCATATATGGTCACTCGATAGTTTTTAAGAGTATGATATGATTACAATTACAAAACAAAAGCATAAAGAGGGAATTGTGTACTTTCCAAAATATTTTGATATACTAATAAAAGTTACAAAGAGCAAGTAAATTGCTTTtccactaatatatatatagcacaACATTGATGATCATCAACTTCACCTTCTTCTCCTGcaatttaacaaaatatcttGATTTACTAAGACAAAATTATAGTAGGACTAATAACATATAGCAACAAAGAAAAATTAACGTCATGTttggtatatatataagaaatgagCAATGATATGTACACACAACTTATATGGAAATATTAAACAATATGTGTGAAGTTTTTTCAACTAatcatatttatttaagataGTCCAGCTATATTAAAATCACTTTGTGTGTAATGCATTAATGTAAATTGTGTGTGCACATATATTTACTTATAATAACTAcagtacatacatatatacctcCCTCTTCTCTGTACCAGCAGCATACTTCACCTTGAAGATAAAAATGTCTATGAGGGATAGACCTGTATTCCAGCAACATAAGTTGCCTCAACCGATGCAGATCCTACTGAAGCAAACTCATCCCACGAGTCAGTTGAAAGAACAACGAAATCTGCAAGTTTACCCGGCGATAAAGATCCAATATCTTTGTCAAGAAAGCATGCTCGAGCAGCCGAAATGGTGTGCCTGCCAATAGTTGTTAAAAAGACACGAGTAAATTAATACCACAGAAAAATGATTTTTGATTTGGAAATAGCATTTTCATTAATCAAACGGGCAAAAAGCCACAAGCAAAAGAAACAACCAGAAGCTAAACGGCTCAAACAGCTACAAACCCGGACACCAGATCAGTCCAACAGCC is a window from the Cannabis sativa cultivar Pink pepper isolate KNU-18-1 chromosome 1, ASM2916894v1, whole genome shotgun sequence genome containing:
- the LOC133033577 gene encoding uncharacterized protein LOC133033577 isoform X2, yielding MGATGLNVDYNIELEDDPIPVEETPLVDKRKSKKPIALTSPFMEYDSSISSSKDGSGYGVVKYVAGLCPLDDKIGEDVEHKDEIDFDLWLGEGRRSKKDPHDKEKVYLKGKDKIVPPFRFGVEDVATKMWFHKLAYPGQCLTNFLLIFFKNFSL
- the LOC133033577 gene encoding uncharacterized protein LOC133033577 isoform X1; the protein is MLCGSPWHLCDHVFFIIHMETESHWILGRLNIEERRVYMYNSLSTAMKDSAAIKACQPFAVLLPHFFALFDEFKKENKPVCLDPFEVVKVDGLPQQTSNDCGCFVASFAEYFIDMKPIPPIFDVEKHRDRLAVLFYKYARMKEVEFIDSEDEAPPKGPKKNLS
- the LOC133033576 gene encoding uncharacterized protein LOC133033576 — its product is MECLRAQMQEWTYNNRKEAQKCTTRLTPSSEKKLIGNYVQSLRLTVKPANQNLFEVIDEDRTRIVNLKEKTCTCNRFQKDEMPCNHAVAVMKDLNINTYNYCAQYYTSKAWLQTYEETVYPVGNVREWELPDFFEEIIVLPPKERIKSGRPRKRRMAAAWETKKQNKCGQKGHNKKTCRRITA